Proteins encoded within one genomic window of Gambusia affinis linkage group LG09, SWU_Gaff_1.0, whole genome shotgun sequence:
- the LOC122837344 gene encoding protocadherin-1-like isoform X2, which yields MLSGRDMVILRCELLSLLAVILMVSCNALPTDILYRVNEEQPPNTLIGSLAADQGLPDTGHLYKLEVGTPFLRVDGKTGDIYTTEIPIDRETLRDCQNQFDDKCYLEFEVSITDMVKGIGSGPRLIEGRIEVLDMNDNTPQFSSPILSLAIPENTHIGVLFSIPMATDKDSGSNGVAEYSLISGPDADQLFSLQVALDTDEKQPQLVVMGNLDREKKDSYDLTIRVVDGGDPPRGSSALLRVTVTDQNDNAPKFERNHYEAELPENSPLGHSVLQVRANDADTGANGEIDYSLHQASETVQRLLRIDRSTGIIYVKGLVDREETNFLKFFVVARDRGPNSKSSKVLVTIIVKDQNDNAPAIEIRGIGLVTHQDSVANISEDMPIGTPVALVQVSDRDEGENAVVTCVVAGDVPFQLRPASESANDRKRKYFLQTTTLLDYERIKDYRIEIVAVDSGNPALSSTNSLKVQVTDVNDNTPTFSPALLEVFFPEGNQPGDRVLDILATDADSGINAEMIYSIIESSANRLFEVDANTGEVRVKNTLDREEVERYEFHIAAADKGLPSKTGTATVVINVLDRNDNEPKFMLNGYSFSVIENMLPLNPVGVVTVTDADKGENSRVTLFVEPDNGKFVIQNGTGTILSSISFDREKESTYTFRLKAVDGGEPPRSSYVGVTINVLDENDNAPYVTKPSNSSYTYLTPVTPPETRVEVVEAEDIDAGLNAELYYSITGGNPYGLFQISSTSGEITLAQAFSGKHNGLHRLVVKVSDRGKPARHTTALVHVFVNETKSNVSLIEALVGHSLYTPLDRDIAGDPNYAYSQQTNILYAVLAGVAVVILVIVAVVVIRHHLQKDTKSGYQAGKKESKDLYAPKQGPKNGKGKKSKKPRAPKPTKPLEEDEEASLQKGLKFNLINDVNDSPRIHLPLNYPPGSPDLGRHYRSNSPLPSIQLQPQSPSASKKHQAVQDLPATNTFVGTGDNNSTGSDQYSDYSYKANPPKYNNKQLPHRRVTFSTSNQAQDLQDASQHSYYDSGLEESETPSSKSSSGPRIGPLALPEDHYERTTPDGSIGEMEHPENGKTRPQAPSRRGNDR from the exons ATGTTGTCCGGCAGAGACATGGTGATCCTGAGGTGCGAGCTACTGTCCCTCTTGGCCGTCATCCTGATGGTCTCCTGCAATGCTCTGCCTACAGATATTCTGTATCGGGTTAATGAGGAACAGCCACCCAACACGTTGATTGGCAGCCTGGCCGCAGACCAAGGCCTTCCAGACACTGGACATCTGTACAAGCTGGAGGTGGGCACCCCTTTCCTGAGGGTGGATGGCAAAACTGGGGACATCTACACCACAGAGATTCCTATTGACCGTGAGACACTGAGAGACTGCCAAAACCAGTTTGACGACAAATGCTACCTGGAATTTGAGGTGTCCATCACAGACATGGTGAAAGGGATTGGCTCAGGGCCACGGCTGATCGAAGGTCGCATTGAAGTGCTGGATATGAATGACAACACGCCGCAGTTCTCTTCACCCATCCTCTCCCTAGCAATTCcagaaaatacacacattgGTGTACTCTTCTCCATCCCAATGGCCACAGACAAGGACTCTGGTTCCAACGGCGTGGCTGAGTACTCTCTGATTTCCGGACCGGATGCTGATCAACTCTTCAGTCTGCAGGTCGCTTTGGACACGGATGAGAAGCAGCCACAGCTGGTTGTCATGGGCAACCTGGATCGTGAGAAGAAAGACTCGTATGATCTGACTATTCGGGTTGTAGATGGAGGTGATCCACCAAGGGGGAGCAGCGCTTTACTGCGAGTCACCGTGACCGATCAGAATGACAATGCTCCAAAGTTTGAGAGAAATCACTATGAGGCCGAACTGCCAGAGAACAGCCCACTGGGACACTCTGTCTTGCAG gtTCGAGCCAATGACGCAGACACTGGTGCCAATGGAGAGATAGATTACAGCCTACATCAAGCATCCGAGACTGTCCAGAGGCTTCTGCGCATTGACCGCTCCACTGGCATCATTTACGTCAAAGGCCTGGTagacagagaagaaacaaaTTTTCTCAAGTTCTTTGTGGTTGCCAGAGACCGTGGGCCTAATTCCAAGAGTTCCAAAGTTCTAGTGACCATCATTGtcaaggaccaaaatgacaacgCACCAGCAATAGAGATTCGTGGTATTGGGTTGGTCACCCACCAGGACAGTGTGGCAAACATCTCTGAGGACATGCCGATCGGTACCCCAGTAGCACTAGTCCAAGTGTCTGACCGTGACGAGGGAGAAAACGCTGTGGTGACATGTGTGGTTGCAGGTGACGTCCCTTTTCAACTCCGACCTGCTAGCGAGTCAGCCAATGATCGAAAGAGAAAATACTTCCTGCAGACAACTACTCTGCTGGACTATGAACGTATTAAAGATTACCGAATTGAAATAGTTGCTGTGGATTCTGGTAACCCAGCTCTGTCAAGCACCAATTCTCTTAAGGTCCAGGTCACAGATGTGAATGACAACACGCCAACATTTTCTCCAGCTTTGCTTGAAGTGTTCTTTCCTGAGGGCAACCAGCCAGGTGACAGAGTGCTAGATATTTTGGCCACAGATGCAGATAGTGGTATAAATGCAGAGATGATTTACAGCATCATTGAGTCTTCTGCTAACAGGCTTTTTGAGGTTGATGCCAATACGGGAGAGGTTCGTGTGAAAAACACACTGGATCGAGAGGAAGTTGAGCGCTATGAGTTCCATATCGCTGCAGCCGACAAGGGTCTTCCAAGTAAAACTGGAACTGCTACAGTTGTTATAAATGTTCTAGACCGCAATGACAATGAACCCAAATTCATGTTAAACGgatacagtttttctgtaattgaaAACATGCTCCCACTAAATCCTGTTGGTGTAGTGACTGTGACTGATGCTGATAAGGGGGAGAACTCAAGAGTGACACTGTTTGTAGAACCAGATAATGGCAAGTTTGTAATTCAAAATGGCACCGGAACAATCCTGTCAAGCATTTCTTTTGACCGTGAAAAGGAAAGCACCTACACCTTCCGTCTGAAGGCTGTGGATGGTGGTGAACCACCTCGATCTTCCTACGTTGGTGTGACCATCAATGTCCTGGATGAGAATGATAATGCCCCCTATGTCACCAAACCATCAAACTCCTCCTACACTTATCTGACACCTGTCACACCTCCAGAAACAAGAGTGGAAGTGGTTGAGGCTGAGGACATTGATGCTGGGCTCAATGCAGAGCTGTATTATTCAATCACTGGAGGAAATCCTTATGGCCTTTTTCAAATCTCGTCCACCAGTGGGGAAATCACACTGGCACAAGCATTCTCTGGCAAGCACAATGGACTTCACCGGCTTGTCGTGAAGGTCAGTGATCGAGGCAAACCTGCTCGCCACACCACAGCCTTAGTTCACGTGTTTGTAAATGAAACCAAATCTAATGTGTCCCTTATTGAGGCACTTGTGGGTCACAGTCTTTACACACCTCTGGACAGAGACATAGCAGGAGACCCTAACTATGCCTACAGTCAGCAAACCAACATTTTATATGCAGTCCTTGCAGGTGTTGCTGTTGTTATTTTGGTCATTGTAGCTGTGGTGGTCATCAGACACCATCTGCAGAAAGATACTAAAAGCGGTTACCAAGCTGGCAAAAAGGAGAGCAAAGATCTTTATGCTCCCAAGCAGGGGCCCAAAAATGGCAAaggaaaaaagagcaaaaagccCAGAGCTCCAAAACCCACCAAACCActggaagaggatgaggaggcgAGTCTGCAGAAAGGTCTGAAGTTCAACCTTATTAACGACGTTAATGACAGTCCCAGAATCCATCTGCCCCTTAACTATCCACCGGGAAGCCCCGACCTGGGCCGTCACTATAGGTCCAACTCTCCTTTGCCATCTATCCAACTGCAACCACAGTCACCCTCTGCCTCCAAGAAACACCAGGCTGTTCAGGACCTCCCTGCAACCAACACCTTCGTAGGGACGGGCGACAACAACTCCACGGGCTCGGATCAATATTCGGATTACAGCTACAAGGCCAACCCACCtaaatacaacaacaaacag
- the LOC122837344 gene encoding protocadherin-1-like isoform X5, which translates to MLSGRDMVILRCELLSLLAVILMVSCNALPTDILYRVNEEQPPNTLIGSLAADQGLPDTGHLYKLEVGTPFLRVDGKTGDIYTTEIPIDRETLRDCQNQFDDKCYLEFEVSITDMVKGIGSGPRLIEGRIEVLDMNDNTPQFSSPILSLAIPENTHIGVLFSIPMATDKDSGSNGVAEYSLISGPDADQLFSLQVALDTDEKQPQLVVMGNLDREKKDSYDLTIRVVDGGDPPRGSSALLRVTVTDQNDNAPKFERNHYEAELPENSPLGHSVLQVRANDADTGANGEIDYSLHQASETVQRLLRIDRSTGIIYVKGLVDREETNFLKFFVVARDRGPNSKSSKVLVTIIVKDQNDNAPAIEIRGIGLVTHQDSVANISEDMPIGTPVALVQVSDRDEGENAVVTCVVAGDVPFQLRPASESANDRKRKYFLQTTTLLDYERIKDYRIEIVAVDSGNPALSSTNSLKVQVTDVNDNTPTFSPALLEVFFPEGNQPGDRVLDILATDADSGINAEMIYSIIESSANRLFEVDANTGEVRVKNTLDREEVERYEFHIAAADKGLPSKTGTATVVINVLDRNDNEPKFMLNGYSFSVIENMLPLNPVGVVTVTDADKGENSRVTLFVEPDNGKFVIQNGTGTILSSISFDREKESTYTFRLKAVDGGEPPRSSYVGVTINVLDENDNAPYVTKPSNSSYTYLTPVTPPETRVEVVEAEDIDAGLNAELYYSITGGNPYGLFQISSTSGEITLAQAFSGKHNGLHRLVVKVSDRGKPARHTTALVHVFVNETKSNVSLIEALVGHSLYTPLDRDIAGDPNYAYSQQTNILYAVLAGVAVVILVIVAVVVIRHHLQKDTKSGYQAGKKESKDLYAPKQGPKNGKGKKSKKPRAPKPTKPLEEDEEASLQKGLKFNLINDVNDSPRIHLPLNYPPGSPDLGRHYRSNSPLPSIQLQPQSPSASKKHQAVQDLPATNTFVGTGDNNSTGSDQYSDYSYKANPPKYNNKQVSDYANMTVYPRENIYWTNRVW; encoded by the exons ATGTTGTCCGGCAGAGACATGGTGATCCTGAGGTGCGAGCTACTGTCCCTCTTGGCCGTCATCCTGATGGTCTCCTGCAATGCTCTGCCTACAGATATTCTGTATCGGGTTAATGAGGAACAGCCACCCAACACGTTGATTGGCAGCCTGGCCGCAGACCAAGGCCTTCCAGACACTGGACATCTGTACAAGCTGGAGGTGGGCACCCCTTTCCTGAGGGTGGATGGCAAAACTGGGGACATCTACACCACAGAGATTCCTATTGACCGTGAGACACTGAGAGACTGCCAAAACCAGTTTGACGACAAATGCTACCTGGAATTTGAGGTGTCCATCACAGACATGGTGAAAGGGATTGGCTCAGGGCCACGGCTGATCGAAGGTCGCATTGAAGTGCTGGATATGAATGACAACACGCCGCAGTTCTCTTCACCCATCCTCTCCCTAGCAATTCcagaaaatacacacattgGTGTACTCTTCTCCATCCCAATGGCCACAGACAAGGACTCTGGTTCCAACGGCGTGGCTGAGTACTCTCTGATTTCCGGACCGGATGCTGATCAACTCTTCAGTCTGCAGGTCGCTTTGGACACGGATGAGAAGCAGCCACAGCTGGTTGTCATGGGCAACCTGGATCGTGAGAAGAAAGACTCGTATGATCTGACTATTCGGGTTGTAGATGGAGGTGATCCACCAAGGGGGAGCAGCGCTTTACTGCGAGTCACCGTGACCGATCAGAATGACAATGCTCCAAAGTTTGAGAGAAATCACTATGAGGCCGAACTGCCAGAGAACAGCCCACTGGGACACTCTGTCTTGCAG gtTCGAGCCAATGACGCAGACACTGGTGCCAATGGAGAGATAGATTACAGCCTACATCAAGCATCCGAGACTGTCCAGAGGCTTCTGCGCATTGACCGCTCCACTGGCATCATTTACGTCAAAGGCCTGGTagacagagaagaaacaaaTTTTCTCAAGTTCTTTGTGGTTGCCAGAGACCGTGGGCCTAATTCCAAGAGTTCCAAAGTTCTAGTGACCATCATTGtcaaggaccaaaatgacaacgCACCAGCAATAGAGATTCGTGGTATTGGGTTGGTCACCCACCAGGACAGTGTGGCAAACATCTCTGAGGACATGCCGATCGGTACCCCAGTAGCACTAGTCCAAGTGTCTGACCGTGACGAGGGAGAAAACGCTGTGGTGACATGTGTGGTTGCAGGTGACGTCCCTTTTCAACTCCGACCTGCTAGCGAGTCAGCCAATGATCGAAAGAGAAAATACTTCCTGCAGACAACTACTCTGCTGGACTATGAACGTATTAAAGATTACCGAATTGAAATAGTTGCTGTGGATTCTGGTAACCCAGCTCTGTCAAGCACCAATTCTCTTAAGGTCCAGGTCACAGATGTGAATGACAACACGCCAACATTTTCTCCAGCTTTGCTTGAAGTGTTCTTTCCTGAGGGCAACCAGCCAGGTGACAGAGTGCTAGATATTTTGGCCACAGATGCAGATAGTGGTATAAATGCAGAGATGATTTACAGCATCATTGAGTCTTCTGCTAACAGGCTTTTTGAGGTTGATGCCAATACGGGAGAGGTTCGTGTGAAAAACACACTGGATCGAGAGGAAGTTGAGCGCTATGAGTTCCATATCGCTGCAGCCGACAAGGGTCTTCCAAGTAAAACTGGAACTGCTACAGTTGTTATAAATGTTCTAGACCGCAATGACAATGAACCCAAATTCATGTTAAACGgatacagtttttctgtaattgaaAACATGCTCCCACTAAATCCTGTTGGTGTAGTGACTGTGACTGATGCTGATAAGGGGGAGAACTCAAGAGTGACACTGTTTGTAGAACCAGATAATGGCAAGTTTGTAATTCAAAATGGCACCGGAACAATCCTGTCAAGCATTTCTTTTGACCGTGAAAAGGAAAGCACCTACACCTTCCGTCTGAAGGCTGTGGATGGTGGTGAACCACCTCGATCTTCCTACGTTGGTGTGACCATCAATGTCCTGGATGAGAATGATAATGCCCCCTATGTCACCAAACCATCAAACTCCTCCTACACTTATCTGACACCTGTCACACCTCCAGAAACAAGAGTGGAAGTGGTTGAGGCTGAGGACATTGATGCTGGGCTCAATGCAGAGCTGTATTATTCAATCACTGGAGGAAATCCTTATGGCCTTTTTCAAATCTCGTCCACCAGTGGGGAAATCACACTGGCACAAGCATTCTCTGGCAAGCACAATGGACTTCACCGGCTTGTCGTGAAGGTCAGTGATCGAGGCAAACCTGCTCGCCACACCACAGCCTTAGTTCACGTGTTTGTAAATGAAACCAAATCTAATGTGTCCCTTATTGAGGCACTTGTGGGTCACAGTCTTTACACACCTCTGGACAGAGACATAGCAGGAGACCCTAACTATGCCTACAGTCAGCAAACCAACATTTTATATGCAGTCCTTGCAGGTGTTGCTGTTGTTATTTTGGTCATTGTAGCTGTGGTGGTCATCAGACACCATCTGCAGAAAGATACTAAAAGCGGTTACCAAGCTGGCAAAAAGGAGAGCAAAGATCTTTATGCTCCCAAGCAGGGGCCCAAAAATGGCAAaggaaaaaagagcaaaaagccCAGAGCTCCAAAACCCACCAAACCActggaagaggatgaggaggcgAGTCTGCAGAAAGGTCTGAAGTTCAACCTTATTAACGACGTTAATGACAGTCCCAGAATCCATCTGCCCCTTAACTATCCACCGGGAAGCCCCGACCTGGGCCGTCACTATAGGTCCAACTCTCCTTTGCCATCTATCCAACTGCAACCACAGTCACCCTCTGCCTCCAAGAAACACCAGGCTGTTCAGGACCTCCCTGCAACCAACACCTTCGTAGGGACGGGCGACAACAACTCCACGGGCTCGGATCAATATTCGGATTACAGCTACAAGGCCAACCCACCtaaatacaacaacaaacaggTAAGCGACTACGCAAATATGACTGTGTACCCCAGGGAGAACATCTATTGGACCAACCGTGTGTGGTAG
- the LOC122837344 gene encoding protocadherin-1-like isoform X3 codes for MLSGRDMVILRCELLSLLAVILMVSCNALPTDILYRVNEEQPPNTLIGSLAADQGLPDTGHLYKLEVGTPFLRVDGKTGDIYTTEIPIDRETLRDCQNQFDDKCYLEFEVSITDMVKGIGSGPRLIEGRIEVLDMNDNTPQFSSPILSLAIPENTHIGVLFSIPMATDKDSGSNGVAEYSLISGPDADQLFSLQVALDTDEKQPQLVVMGNLDREKKDSYDLTIRVVDGGDPPRGSSALLRVTVTDQNDNAPKFERNHYEAELPENSPLGHSVLQVRANDADTGANGEIDYSLHQASETVQRLLRIDRSTGIIYVKGLVDREETNFLKFFVVARDRGPNSKSSKVLVTIIVKDQNDNAPAIEIRGIGLVTHQDSVANISEDMPIGTPVALVQVSDRDEGENAVVTCVVAGDVPFQLRPASESANDRKRKYFLQTTTLLDYERIKDYRIEIVAVDSGNPALSSTNSLKVQVTDVNDNTPTFSPALLEVFFPEGNQPGDRVLDILATDADSGINAEMIYSIIESSANRLFEVDANTGEVRVKNTLDREEVERYEFHIAAADKGLPSKTGTATVVINVLDRNDNEPKFMLNGYSFSVIENMLPLNPVGVVTVTDADKGENSRVTLFVEPDNGKFVIQNGTGTILSSISFDREKESTYTFRLKAVDGGEPPRSSYVGVTINVLDENDNAPYVTKPSNSSYTYLTPVTPPETRVEVVEAEDIDAGLNAELYYSITGGNPYGLFQISSTSGEITLAQAFSGKHNGLHRLVVKVSDRGKPARHTTALVHVFVNETKSNVSLIEALVGHSLYTPLDRDIAGDPNYAYSQQTNILYAVLAGVAVVILVIVAVVVIRHHLQKDTKSGYQAGKKESKDLYAPKQGPKNGKGKKSKKPRAPKPTKPLEEDEEASLQKGLKFNLINDVNDSPRIHLPLNYPPGSPDLGRHYRSNSPLPSIQLQPQSPSASKKHQAVQDLPATNTFVGTGDNNSTGSDQYSDYSYKANPPKYNNKQLPHRRVTFSTSNQAQDLQDASQHSYYDSGLEESETPSSKSSSGPRIGPLALPEDHYERTTPDGSIGEMEHPENGGASSSTRPEKGAGQIRLP; via the exons ATGTTGTCCGGCAGAGACATGGTGATCCTGAGGTGCGAGCTACTGTCCCTCTTGGCCGTCATCCTGATGGTCTCCTGCAATGCTCTGCCTACAGATATTCTGTATCGGGTTAATGAGGAACAGCCACCCAACACGTTGATTGGCAGCCTGGCCGCAGACCAAGGCCTTCCAGACACTGGACATCTGTACAAGCTGGAGGTGGGCACCCCTTTCCTGAGGGTGGATGGCAAAACTGGGGACATCTACACCACAGAGATTCCTATTGACCGTGAGACACTGAGAGACTGCCAAAACCAGTTTGACGACAAATGCTACCTGGAATTTGAGGTGTCCATCACAGACATGGTGAAAGGGATTGGCTCAGGGCCACGGCTGATCGAAGGTCGCATTGAAGTGCTGGATATGAATGACAACACGCCGCAGTTCTCTTCACCCATCCTCTCCCTAGCAATTCcagaaaatacacacattgGTGTACTCTTCTCCATCCCAATGGCCACAGACAAGGACTCTGGTTCCAACGGCGTGGCTGAGTACTCTCTGATTTCCGGACCGGATGCTGATCAACTCTTCAGTCTGCAGGTCGCTTTGGACACGGATGAGAAGCAGCCACAGCTGGTTGTCATGGGCAACCTGGATCGTGAGAAGAAAGACTCGTATGATCTGACTATTCGGGTTGTAGATGGAGGTGATCCACCAAGGGGGAGCAGCGCTTTACTGCGAGTCACCGTGACCGATCAGAATGACAATGCTCCAAAGTTTGAGAGAAATCACTATGAGGCCGAACTGCCAGAGAACAGCCCACTGGGACACTCTGTCTTGCAG gtTCGAGCCAATGACGCAGACACTGGTGCCAATGGAGAGATAGATTACAGCCTACATCAAGCATCCGAGACTGTCCAGAGGCTTCTGCGCATTGACCGCTCCACTGGCATCATTTACGTCAAAGGCCTGGTagacagagaagaaacaaaTTTTCTCAAGTTCTTTGTGGTTGCCAGAGACCGTGGGCCTAATTCCAAGAGTTCCAAAGTTCTAGTGACCATCATTGtcaaggaccaaaatgacaacgCACCAGCAATAGAGATTCGTGGTATTGGGTTGGTCACCCACCAGGACAGTGTGGCAAACATCTCTGAGGACATGCCGATCGGTACCCCAGTAGCACTAGTCCAAGTGTCTGACCGTGACGAGGGAGAAAACGCTGTGGTGACATGTGTGGTTGCAGGTGACGTCCCTTTTCAACTCCGACCTGCTAGCGAGTCAGCCAATGATCGAAAGAGAAAATACTTCCTGCAGACAACTACTCTGCTGGACTATGAACGTATTAAAGATTACCGAATTGAAATAGTTGCTGTGGATTCTGGTAACCCAGCTCTGTCAAGCACCAATTCTCTTAAGGTCCAGGTCACAGATGTGAATGACAACACGCCAACATTTTCTCCAGCTTTGCTTGAAGTGTTCTTTCCTGAGGGCAACCAGCCAGGTGACAGAGTGCTAGATATTTTGGCCACAGATGCAGATAGTGGTATAAATGCAGAGATGATTTACAGCATCATTGAGTCTTCTGCTAACAGGCTTTTTGAGGTTGATGCCAATACGGGAGAGGTTCGTGTGAAAAACACACTGGATCGAGAGGAAGTTGAGCGCTATGAGTTCCATATCGCTGCAGCCGACAAGGGTCTTCCAAGTAAAACTGGAACTGCTACAGTTGTTATAAATGTTCTAGACCGCAATGACAATGAACCCAAATTCATGTTAAACGgatacagtttttctgtaattgaaAACATGCTCCCACTAAATCCTGTTGGTGTAGTGACTGTGACTGATGCTGATAAGGGGGAGAACTCAAGAGTGACACTGTTTGTAGAACCAGATAATGGCAAGTTTGTAATTCAAAATGGCACCGGAACAATCCTGTCAAGCATTTCTTTTGACCGTGAAAAGGAAAGCACCTACACCTTCCGTCTGAAGGCTGTGGATGGTGGTGAACCACCTCGATCTTCCTACGTTGGTGTGACCATCAATGTCCTGGATGAGAATGATAATGCCCCCTATGTCACCAAACCATCAAACTCCTCCTACACTTATCTGACACCTGTCACACCTCCAGAAACAAGAGTGGAAGTGGTTGAGGCTGAGGACATTGATGCTGGGCTCAATGCAGAGCTGTATTATTCAATCACTGGAGGAAATCCTTATGGCCTTTTTCAAATCTCGTCCACCAGTGGGGAAATCACACTGGCACAAGCATTCTCTGGCAAGCACAATGGACTTCACCGGCTTGTCGTGAAGGTCAGTGATCGAGGCAAACCTGCTCGCCACACCACAGCCTTAGTTCACGTGTTTGTAAATGAAACCAAATCTAATGTGTCCCTTATTGAGGCACTTGTGGGTCACAGTCTTTACACACCTCTGGACAGAGACATAGCAGGAGACCCTAACTATGCCTACAGTCAGCAAACCAACATTTTATATGCAGTCCTTGCAGGTGTTGCTGTTGTTATTTTGGTCATTGTAGCTGTGGTGGTCATCAGACACCATCTGCAGAAAGATACTAAAAGCGGTTACCAAGCTGGCAAAAAGGAGAGCAAAGATCTTTATGCTCCCAAGCAGGGGCCCAAAAATGGCAAaggaaaaaagagcaaaaagccCAGAGCTCCAAAACCCACCAAACCActggaagaggatgaggaggcgAGTCTGCAGAAAGGTCTGAAGTTCAACCTTATTAACGACGTTAATGACAGTCCCAGAATCCATCTGCCCCTTAACTATCCACCGGGAAGCCCCGACCTGGGCCGTCACTATAGGTCCAACTCTCCTTTGCCATCTATCCAACTGCAACCACAGTCACCCTCTGCCTCCAAGAAACACCAGGCTGTTCAGGACCTCCCTGCAACCAACACCTTCGTAGGGACGGGCGACAACAACTCCACGGGCTCGGATCAATATTCGGATTACAGCTACAAGGCCAACCCACCtaaatacaacaacaaacag